The following proteins are co-located in the Hevea brasiliensis isolate MT/VB/25A 57/8 chromosome 11, ASM3005281v1, whole genome shotgun sequence genome:
- the LOC110660416 gene encoding pentatricopeptide repeat-containing protein At1g61870, mitochondrial codes for MALFSRLRIHPLIRNRRYFSTILSPGSTTPLSSKEKTRAALSLLKSEENPEKIVEICRAASLTPESHLDRIAFSVAISKLSKSNHFSYIQQFLDDLRSSRADLRSSERFAGHAIVLFGQANMMDHAIRTFQEYHADVVGSGTGSVKALNALLFACILAKDYREVKRIFLEFPKIYSIEPNLDTYNTVIKAFCESGSSSSGYSVIAEMDRKVVKPNATTFGNLLAGFYKEEKFEDAAKVLEMMKKHGIRQGVSTYNIRIQSLCKLKRSVEAKALLYGMLSRKMKPNSVTYCNLIHGFCNEENLEEAKRLFNSMINGGGKPDADCYFTLMHYLCRGGDLDTALRICKESIEKGWVPNFGTMKSLVNGLSRVGKVAEAKELVGQMKERFTKNVNMWDEIEASLSQ; via the coding sequence ATGGCTCTATTCTCTCGTCTCCGAATTCACCCTCTAATCAGAAACAGGCGCTATTTCTCGACAATCCTCTCTCCAGGTTCCACCACCCCTCTCTCGTCCAAGGAGAAAACCAGAGCCGCGCTTTCTCTTCTAAAATCGGAAGAAAACCCAGAAAAGATCGTTGAAATCTGCCGTGCAGCTTCTCTGACCCCTGAATCTCACTTGGACAGGATAGCCTTCTCCGTCGCCATCTCCAAGCTTTCCAAATCCAATCATTTCTCCTACATCCAGCAGTTTCTCGACGATCTCCGCTCTTCCCGCGCTGACCTTAGGTCCTCCGAACGATTCGCCGGCCACGCCATCGTGCTTTTTGGCCAGGCCAACATGATGGACCACGCTATCCGCACCTTCCAGGAATATCACGCCGATGTTGTTGGTTCTGGTACTGGGTCTGTTAAGGCTCTGAATGCTCTGCTTTTCGCTTGTATTTTGGCTAAGGATTATAGGGAGGTGAAGCGGATTTTTCTCGAGTTCCCTAAGATTTATAGTATTGAGCCGAATTTGGATACTTATAATACGGTTATCAAGGCATTTTGTGAGTCTGGGAGTTCCAGTTCGGGTTATTCGGTTATAGCAGAGATGGATAGGAAGGTGGTGAAGCCAAATGCGACCACTTTTGGGAATTTGCTTGCTGGGTTTTATAAAGAGGAAAAGTTTGAAGATGCAGCTAAAGTATTGGAAATGATGAAGAAACATGGGATTCGACAAGGGGTAAGTACTTATAATATTAGGATCCAGAGTTTGTGTAAGCTAAAGAGATCTGTAGAGGCAAAAGCTTTACTTTATGGGATGTTGTCTAGGAAAATGAAGCCAAATTCTGTTACTTATTGTAATTTGATTCATGGTTTTTGTAACGAAGAGAATTTAGAGGAAGCAAAGAGGCTGTTTAACAGTATGATTAATGGAGGGGGAAAACCAGATGCTGATTGTTATTTCACGCTTATGCACTACTTGTGTCGAGGTGGGGATTTGGATACTGCTTTGAGGATTTGTAAGGAAAGCATTGAGAAGGGATGGGTTCCAAATTTTGGGACTATGAAGTCACTGGTGAACGGGCTTTCTCGTGTTGGGAAGGTGGCAGAGGCAAAGGAGCTTGTTGGGCAAATGAAGGAGAGATTTACGAAGAATGTTAATATGTGGGATGAGATTGAAGCCAGTTTGTCGCAGTAG
- the LOC110660422 gene encoding tobamovirus multiplication protein 1, whose product MGRMARLPVQLASMEIVGLVGNWWDEINESTRWQDGIFYALCAAYALVSSVALIQLIRIELRVPEYGWTTQKVFHLMNFIVNGVRAIVFGFHKQVFILHPKLLTLVLLDLPGLLFFSTYTLLVLFWAEIYHQARSLPTDKLRIVYISVNGAIYFIQVCIWVYLWIDDNSVVEFIGKIFIAVVSIIAALGFLLYGGRLFFMLRRFPIESKGRRKKLHEVGSVTAICFTCFLIRCFVVLLSAFDSDASLDVLDHPVLNVIYYMLVEILPSALVLYILRKLPPKRVSAQYHPIR is encoded by the exons ATGGGGAGAATGGCAAGATTGCCAGTGCAGTTAGCTTCTATGGAAATTGTTGGTTTGGTTGGGAACTGGTGGGATGAGATCAATGAGTCGACTCGGTGGCAGGATGGGATCTTCTATGCTCTCTGTGCTGCTTATGCCCTTGTCTCCTCTGTTGCTCTG ATTCAATTAATAAGGATTGAGTTGAGAGTGCCCGAGTATGGTTGGACAACGCAGAAAGTTTTCCACCTTATGAACTTCATTGTGAATGGAG TGCGTGCAATTGTGTTTGGATTTCACAAGCAAGTATTTATTTTGCATCCCAAG CTTCTAACGTTGGTATTATTGGATCTCCCGGGACTCCTCTTTTTTTCTACTTACACCCTGCTTGTCCTATTTTGGGCAGAGATATATCACCAG GCAAGAAGTTTGCCAACAGATAAGCTCAGAATTGTTTATATTTCAGTCAATGGTGCAATTTACTTCATACAG GTTTGCATCTGGGTATACCTGTGGATAGATGACAACAGCGTTGTTGAATTCATTGGAAAGATCTTTATTGCAG tGGTATCAATAATAGCTGCATTGGGTTTCTTGTTGTATGGAGGAAG GTTATTTTTCATGCTGAGACGCTTCCCTATTGAATCTAAAGGGAGAAGAAAGAAGCTCCATGAG GTTGGATCAGTTACAGCTATATGTTTCACGTGCTTCCTTATAAGATGTTTTGTG GTTCTTCTTTCTGCTTTTGATTCAGATGCATCACTTGATGTTTTGGACCATCCAGTTTTGAATGTGATCTATTACATG CTGGTTGAGATTCTACCCTCAGCTCTAGTGCTCTACATCCTCCGGAAGTTGCCTCCCAAGAGAGTATCAGCGCAATATCACCCGATTCGTTAA
- the LOC110660450 gene encoding derlin-2.2 codes for MAQAVEEWYKQMPIITRSYLTAAIVTTIGCSLEIISPHNLYLHPTLVVKHYQFWRLITNFLYFRKMDLDFLFHMFFLARYCKLLEENSFRGRTADFFYMLLFGATVLTGIVLLGGMIPYLSESFAKIIFLSNSLTFMMVYVWSKQNPFIHMSFLGLFTFTAAYLPWVLLGFSVLVGASAWVDLLGMIAGHAYYFLEDVYPRMTGRRPLRTPSFIKSLFADEAVVVARPANVRFAPPPAEEVHQD; via the exons ATGGCTCAAGCAGTTGAGGAATGGTACAAGCAGATGCCTATTATCACCCGCTCTTATCTAACAGCAGCTATTGTCACCACCATCGGTTGTTCCCTCGAG ATAATATCTCCTCATAATTTGTACTTGCATCCTACACTTGTTGTTAAGCATTATCAATTCTGGCGTCTCATCACCAATTTCCTGTACTTCCGGAAAATGG ACCTGGACTTTTTGTTCCACATGTTCTTTCTTGCTCGATACTGCAAACTTCTTGAAGAGAACTCTTTCAGGGGGAGGACTGCAGATTTCTTTTACATGCTCTTATTTGGTGCTACTGTTTTGACTGGCATTGTTCTACTTGGGGGAATGATACCCTATTTGTCAGAATCATTTGCAAAAATCATATTCCTAAGCAATTCATTGACATTCATGATG GTGTATGTCTGGAGCAAGCAAAATCCATTTATCCACATGAGTTTCTTGGGCCTCTTTACTTTTACAGCAGCTTACCTACCATGG GTTCTTTTGGGATTCTCTGTCCTTGTTGGTGCTAGTGCTTGGGTGGATCTACTG GGAATGATAGCTGGCCATGCTTACTATTTTCTTGAGGATGTATATCCACGAATGACTGGTCGTCGGCCCCTACGAACTCCATCATTTATTAAATCACTATTTGCTGATGAGGCAGTTGTAGTGGCCCGGCCTGCAAATGTGAGATTTGCTCCCCCACCTGCTGAGGAGGTGCATCAAGATTGA